In Leishmania mexicana MHOM/GT/2001/U1103 complete genome, chromosome 34, one DNA window encodes the following:
- a CDS encoding ATP-dependent RNA helicase-like protein: protein MSIHARTAPYPQPPSTATAAAAETPTPAAASSSADSPIKKLPQLMQQPQARLNYYAALPPRVAVQREQDRYGRVNRAQRMNYRQPPPPHHQQRHLPSAPSHQTKTTPLAHVADIDPVVSKRFQDEYAQQNDNENIGDDLRAQQATKMGTIGTLDEELCLSLIETHDVTFVVTDTGTGKSTRIPMALHKAHPDALVVNAQPRRTAAINLAQRVAEVLDAELGEEVGYSVRGEHIGDLGETKIMYVTTYSLFIYFLWHEFKEKLPFSYIIVDEFHERTPDVEVILLMLKLWLHKHPGAFKLVLCSATAQVEEWQSFFDGLTVGTYARSPIMYPVQEYFIEDLQRLTGIRTAPILPQDSSNMVTSEQMHQLILVCKQLLEYLAKNTATQDSVLVFMPGRTQVELMTTWIRENLEESLEPIAWYRDVELSLIQEALARPAVTRKKVYIATDIAEVSLTLPDVVFVIDSGTGKRPQVSEKEKTSYAFPPLRLLWETTSNAQQRRGRVGRVQQGFYFSLLSRDHHKALRESDNRIKNAVLTELVLHSLLITQKPFAFFQLCNEKPERGALAYSLHLLQDGGHIIRKDDPMADAERVSLDRQRTTHVMDSPWNALIEEALAAAPAALATAPADAAKHSPATKEAAEDLGSSDEVGDKGYGDEGESVEAANPEADVEAFQQCYFMTLRGVIAARSPVSVAAATNVFFGLLYGTPTLSMLAAAIESSKSPFHVPYTVSDRMERVAMVRHVSNVMQRYHGSLQSDLICSMEVILEYMSMQRDGLSEEAQEEWCQERSLSRTRVVDTLNLFSQMKEQVSSVLPFPDVTDIDVLNAQFNQNAELLVLMLVASHTELAIQVQLDGPVAQRKGFVGHGMFFPLKCLKDESVPTVCPWDRTKISVPLSLQTIQRKVLAVFASQVEPDLFALVLLVFSYKLHYSVQDSGATPSFLMAVSHSGVRRTFQCDTLTAQQILQLRRIQCAQLRCMQLQVEERVKANESEKLSAVLKSANSDFGLPDSAMKTPYLIPTVLQHGLKLLVSRLKGSPSYTAQRRGIAEFPPGTPYCKLAHGVELPPPVLQSVLIHSNNGLSVLQPTAAAAAAAAPSATVGAATGAAEHSDVVAVALAEAPSAGVESKSESEDDDDSDRSSDSAAHVPTFSYDI from the coding sequence ATGAGCATTCACGCTCGCACAGCGCCGTATCCACAACCACCGTCAACTGcgacagcggctgctgccgagaCACCCACGCCCGCCGCGGCTTCGAGTTCCGCCGACTCACCCATAAAGAAGCTGCCACAGCTCATGCAGCAGCCACAGGCGCGGCTGAACTACTACGCCGCATTGCCGCCGCGTGTGGCAGTGCAGCGTGAACAGGACCGCTACGGCAGGGTCAACCGAGCACAGAGGATGAACTACCGCcaaccaccgccaccgcatcACCAGCAGCGTCATCTGCCATCGGCGCCGTCACACCAGACCAAAACGACTCCCCTTGCTCATGTAGCCGACATCGATCCGGTCGTTTCAAAGCGCTTCCAGGATGAGTACGCGCAGCAGAACGACAACGAGAACATCGGGGACGACTTGCgggcgcagcaggcgacgAAGATGGGCACGATTGGCACGCTAGATGAGGAGCTGTGCCTGTCCCTCATTGAGACTCATGATGTCACGTTTGTCGTCACGGATACCGGTACGGGCAAGAGCACCCGTATCCCAATGGCCCTGCACAAGGCGCACCCGGATGCACTCGTCGTGAACGCGCAaccgcgccgcaccgctgcgatCAACCTTGCccagcgcgtcgccgaggtgCTTGACGCGGAGCTCGGTGAAGAGGTAGGCTACTCGGTGCGCGGAGAGCATATCGGCGACCTTGGTGAGACGAAGATAATGTACGTTACAACCTACTCCCTTTTTATCTACTTCCTGTGGCACGAGTTCAAGGAGAAGCTGCCGTTTTCCTACATCATTGTCGATGAGTTTCACGAGCGTACACCTGATGTGGAGGTTATTCTGCTGATGCTGAAGCTGTGGCTGCATAAACACCCAGGTGCCTTTAAGCTTGTCCTGTGCAGCGCGACGGCACAGGTGGAGGAGTGGCAGAGCTTCTTCGACGGCCTTACGGTCGGCACCTACGCCCGCTCTCCTATCATGTACCCTGTGCAGGAGTACTTCATCGAGgacctgcagcgcctcaccGGCATCCGCACTGCACCGATTTTGCCGCAGGATAGCAGCAACATGGTAACATCGGAGCAGATGCATCAGCTCATTCTAGTGTGCAAACAGCTACTTGAGTACCTGGCCAAGAACACGGCGACGCAGGACAGCGTGCTGGTGTTCATGCCTGGCCGTACACAAGTGGAGCTGATGACGACATGGATTCGCGAGAACCTGGAGGAGTCGCTGGAGCCGATCGCGTGGTACCGCGACGTCGAGCTGTCCCTGATCCAAGAGGCCCTCGCGCGGCCAGCAGTAACCCGCAAGAAGGTCTACATCGCCACAGACATCGCCGAGGTGAGCTTGACGCTGCCAGACGTGGTGTTTGTGATCGACTCCGGGACAGGCAAGCGACCGCAGGTAtcggagaaggagaagacaAGCTACGCTTTCCCGCCTCTTCGGCTGCTGTGGGAGACGACGTCgaacgcgcagcagcgccgcggccgcgttGGTCGTGTGCAGCAGGGCTTCTACTTCAGTCTTCTTAGCCGCGACCACCACAAGGCGCTGCGCGAATCGGATAATCGCATCAAAAACGCTGTCCTCACTGAGCTCGTCCTCCACTCCCTACTCATCACGCAAAAGCCGTTCGCCTTCTTCCAGCTGTGCAACGAGAAGCCAGAGCGAGGTGCCCTCGCCTACAGCCTTCACCTGCTACAGGATGGCGGTCATATCATTCGCAAGGACGACCCAATGGCGGACGCGGAGCGGGTGTCACTTGACCGCCAGCGCACGACGCACGTCATGGATTCCCCCTGGAATGCCCTGAtcgaggaggcgctcgcggcggcCCCGGCGGCCCTTGCTACTGCTCCTGCCGATGCGGCAAAGCACTCCCCGGCCACAAAGGAAGCGGCAGAGGACCtgggcagcagtgacgaGGTCGGCGACAAGGGCTACGGAGACGAAGGGGAGTCCGTCGAGGCCGCGAATCCAGAGGCCGACGTAGAAGCTTTCCAGCAGTGCTATTTCATGACCCTGCGGGGCGTCATCGCGGCCCGCTCACCGGTGTCGGTCGCGGCTGCCACAAACGTCTTCTTCGGCCTACTGTACGGCACCCCGACGCTGAGCATGCTGGCGGCCGCCATTGAGTCTTCCAAGTCGCCGTTCCATGTGCCGTACACCGTCAGCGATCGGATGGAGCgcgtggcgatggtgcgTCACGTGTCGAACGTTATGCAGCGCTACCACGGCTCTCTGCAGAGTGATTTGATCTGCTCCATGGAGGTTATCCTGGAGTACATGAGCATGCAGCGCGACGGGCTGTCCGAGGAGGCACAGGAGGAGTGGTGCCAGGAGCGCAGTCTGAGTCGCACTCGCGTCGTCGATACACTGAATTTGTTCTCGCAGATGAAGGAGCAGGTGAGCTCGGTGCTGCCGTTCCCGGACGTCACGGACATCGACGTGCTCAATGCCCAGTTTAATCAGAACGCTGAACTCCTTGTGCTCATGCTTGTGGCGTCGCACACAGAGCTGGCAATTCAGGTGCAGCTGGACGGCCCTGTCGCGCAGAGGAAGGGCTTTGTGGGGCATGGCATGTTCTTCCCCCTCAAGTGTCTCAAGGACGAGTCGGTGCCGACCGTGTGCCCGTGGGACCGCACCAAGATTAGCGTGCCGCTTTCCCTACAGACGATTCAGCGCAAAGTGCTCGCCGTGTTCGCCTCGCAGGTGGAGCCAGACCTGTtcgcgctggtgctgctcgtctTCTCTTACAAGCTCCACTACTCGGTTcaggacagcggcgccaccccGTCGTTCCTGATGGCTGTCAGCCACTCTGGTGTGCGCCGCACCTTTCAGTGCGACACCCTCACCGCACAGCAGattctgcagctgcgccgcatccagTGCGCCCAGCTGCGGTGcatgcagctgcaggtggaggagcgcgTGAAGGCGAATGAGAGCGAGAAGCTCAGTGCAGTGCTGAAGAGCGCCAACAGTGACTTTGGATTACCGGATAGTGCCATGAAGACGCCCTACCTCATCCCTACAGTTCTGCAGCACGGCCTGAAGCTGCTCGTGAGCCGACTGAAGGGCTCGCCTTCTTacacggcgcagcgacgcggcaTCGCGGAGTTCCCGCCTGGTACGCCGTACTGCAAGCTCGCTCACGgcgtggagctgccgccgccggtgctgcagtcGGTGCTCATccacagcaacaacggcCTCTccgtgctgcagccgacagcagcggcggcagccgccgcggcccccTCGGCGACAGTCGGAGCAGCTACTGGTGCGGCGGAGCATAGCGATGTGGTGGCCGTCGCACTGGCGGAAGCGCCCTCTGCAGGAGTGGAAAGTAAGTCGGAAagcgaggacgacgatgatagcgaccgcagcagcgactctgCTGCACATGTGCCAACATTCAGCTATGACATTTAG